From the genome of Parasteatoda tepidariorum isolate YZ-2023 chromosome X1, CAS_Ptep_4.0, whole genome shotgun sequence, one region includes:
- the LOC107453673 gene encoding uncharacterized protein encodes MKSAVLFWFLCGIWAIMLFCSVKAEERSVDKRYIAALAKNNRLPKFSYVHKKSEESDDEPSMEQTQLFLNQIVEPDNMYHEKNWDVSSFLEPSQNGFLESSPLSELNFLADQAVEKRNVAALARLGRLNTIRYGRFQPHYVNGKRLSNEDDNEEANQEITDNEIDGNDIDCLPDDDEETLSEITAEVNGRQKKRYVAALARSGRLPIWHSQRMWSGKRDDAYPSYKSNSRMDIENNLDNFIGEVPDYIKKLKRCKKINQYKREKRNVDKMKELEDIPIENINLSGLNNPEEKRNLAALARNGKLPSRYFGDGKRSDEKDTSEDFSGEKRNIASLVRNGKLFNSRVEGKRNLAALARNGKLPQFGYEGKRNIAALARNGKLFASSNMDGKRNVASLARNGKLPSFSENKGKRNLAALARNGKLPTFYDNEGKRNLAALARNGKLPSFYSGNGKRNIQALARNNKLPAFENEKRDSMESDDKRNLAALAKNGRLPSFAHIDDKRNMAALAKNGRLPTFHNVDDKRNIATLARDGKLPAFALEDKRNLAALARNGKLPMFDSREDKRNIAALAKNGKLPTFYSPEEKRNIAALAKNGKLPSFYSSGEKRDIAAYAQNGKLPAFNSIEEKREIIPVSGIYNEEDKRNIAALARKGHLMQLNDQGKKRNIAALARNGKLYGYNKRDVYTTNSLNPLEKWDDMIFQDDIEM; translated from the coding sequence ATGCTGTTTTGCTCCGTCAAAGCCGAGGAACGGTCAGTAGATAAAAGATATATTGCTGCATTAGCTAAAAACAATCGTCTCCCAAAGTTTAGTtatgttcataaaaaaagtgaagaatCAGATGATGAACCCTCTATGGAACAAACACAGTTATTCCTGAACCAAATAGTTGAACCTGATAATATGTATCACGAGAAAAACTGGGACGTTTCATCATTTCTTGAACCTTCTCAAAATGGTTTCTTAGAATCTTCTCCTCTATCGGAATTGAACTTTCTAGCTGACCAAGCTGTGGAGAAAAGAAATGTTGCCGCTTTAGCCAGACTCGGAAGATTAAATACAATTCGTTACGGTCGTTTTCAACCTCACTACGTAAATGGAAAGCGGCTTAGCAATGAGGACGATAATGAGGAAGCTAACCAAGAAATCACTGATAATGAAATTGATGGAAATGATATTGATTGCCTACCTGATGACGATGAGGAAACCCTTAGCGAAATAACTGCTGAAGTAAATGGAAGACAAAAGAAACGATATGTAGCTGCATTGGCAAGGTCTGGTAGGCTGCCAATTTGGCACTCTCAAAGAATGTGGAGTGGTAAACGAGACGATGCATACCCTTCGTATAAGAGCAATTCAAGGATggatattgaaaataatctcgATAACTTTATAGGTGAAGTGCCTGACTATATTAAGAAACTTAAGAGATGCAAAAAGATTAATcaatataaaagagaaaaacgaaacGTTGATAAAATGAAGGAGTTAGAAGATATCcctattgaaaatataaatctttccGGTTTGAATAATCCTGAAGAGAAACGTAATTTGGCTGCATTAGCTCGAAATGGTAAATTGCCTTCTAGATATTTTGGAGATGGTAAACGCAGTGATGAAAAAGACACGTCAGAAGACTTTTCCGGAGAAAAGCGAAATATAGCCTCATTAGTTCGTAATGGTAAACTGTTCAACAGCAGAGTAGAGGGAAAAAGAAATCTCGCAGCTTTAGCTCGAAACGGGAAATTGCCACAGTTTGGTTATGAAGGTAAAAGGAACATTGCAGCTTTAGCCCGAAATGGTAAACTCTTTGCAAGCAGTAACATGGATGGGAAGCGAAACGTCGCCTCTTTAGCGCGAAATGGGAAGCTACCatcatttagtgaaaataaaggaaaacgAAATTTAGCTGCTTTAGCTAGAAACGGTAAATTGCCCACATTTTACGACAATGAAGGAAAACGGAATTTGGCTGCCCTCGCAAGAAATGGGAAACTTCCATCGTTCTATAGTGGAAACGGAAAACGAAATATACAAGCTTTAGCACGAAACAATAAGCTACCGGCATttgaaaacgaaaaacgtgACTCGATGGAATCagatgataaaagaaatttggcAGCTTTAGCAAAGAATGGAAGATTACCATCATTCGCTCATATAGATGATAAACGAAATATGGCAGCTCTTGCCAAAAATGGAAGACTACCAACGTTTCACAATGTTGATGACAAACGAAATATTGCAACCTTAGCACGAGATGGAAAGCTACCAGCATTTGCTTTGGAAGATAAACGAAATTTAGCTGCATTAGCTCGAAATGGTAAACTACCAATGTTTGATTCGAGAGAAGACAAACGGAATATAGCAGCTTTAGCGAAAAATGGGAAACTTCCAACCTTTTATTCGCCtgaagaaaagagaaatattgCTGCTTTAGCGAAAAATGGGAAACTTCCTTCATTTTATTCATCTGGAGAGAAGCGAGATATTGCAGCTTATGCACAAAATGGTAAATTACCTGCTTTCAACAGTATTGAAGAAAAACGTGAAATTATACCTGTCTCTGGAATTTATAACGAAGAAGATAAACGTAACATAGCTGCTCTTGCTCGTAAGGGtcatttaatgcaattaaatgaCCAAGGAAAAAAACGCAACATAGCAGCTTTAGCAAGGAATGGTAAATTATATGGGTATAATAAAAGAGATGTTTATACCACAAATTCTTTGAATCCATTAGAAAAATGGGATGATATGATCTTTCAAGATGATATTGAAATGTAA